The following are from one region of the Arcobacter defluvii genome:
- a CDS encoding trimeric intracellular cation channel family protein: MSALEIADIIGIICFALSGFLIAVHYKLDILGVFISSFLTALGGGMIRDVLADRTPYVFTTNLPVILVVATVLIALLFKLHKIDDLEGKTTFIISDAIGLVSFSITGSIVAIQNEFNFLGALILAFLTAVGGGTIRDILINRVPSILISEFYATVALIIASIMFILEVLHLRSLFTITIVFIFGVALRLLAYYKKWHLPKLS; the protein is encoded by the coding sequence ATGAGTGCATTAGAAATTGCTGATATTATAGGAATCATTTGTTTTGCACTAAGTGGTTTTTTGATTGCTGTTCACTATAAACTTGATATTTTAGGTGTTTTTATCTCTTCATTTTTAACAGCTCTTGGTGGCGGAATGATACGAGATGTATTAGCCGATAGAACTCCTTATGTTTTTACTACAAATCTTCCAGTTATACTTGTTGTTGCAACTGTTTTAATAGCTTTATTATTTAAACTTCATAAAATTGATGATTTAGAAGGAAAAACAACTTTTATAATCTCAGATGCCATTGGTTTAGTCTCTTTTTCAATCACTGGTTCAATTGTAGCTATTCAAAATGAATTTAATTTTTTAGGTGCATTAATCCTTGCTTTTTTAACTGCTGTTGGTGGAGGAACAATAAGAGATATTTTAATAAATAGAGTTCCATCTATTTTAATCTCTGAATTTTACGCAACAGTTGCATTAATTATTGCATCTATTATGTTTATTTTAGAAGTATTACATTTAAGAAGTTTATTTACAATTACTATTGTTTTTATTTTTGGTGTTGCTCTTAGATTACTTGCATATTATAAAAAATGGCATTTACCTAAACTCTC